A window from Prinia subflava isolate CZ2003 ecotype Zambia chromosome Z, Cam_Psub_1.2, whole genome shotgun sequence encodes these proteins:
- the RPS23 gene encoding small ribosomal subunit protein uS12, with protein MGKCRGLRTARKLRSHRRDQKWHDKQYKKAHLGTALKANPFGGASHAKGIVLEKVGVEAKQPNSAIRKCVRVQLIKNGKKITAFVPNDGCLNFIEENDEVLVAGFGRKGHAVGDIPGVRFKVVKVANVSLLALYKGKKERPRS; from the exons ATGG GGAAGTGCCGAGGCCTCCGCACCGCTCGGAAGCTGCGCAGCCACCGCCGGGACCAGAAGTGGCACGACAAGCAGTACAAGAAGGCGCACCTGGGCACGGCGCTGAAGGCCAACCCCTTCGGGGGCGCTTCCCACGCCAAGGGCATCGTCCTGGAGAAAGT GGGGGTAGAAGCCAAGCAGCCCAACTCTGCCATCAGGAAGTGTGTCAGGGTCCAGCTCATTAAGAATggcaaaaaaatcacagcttttgTCCCCAACGATGGCTGCCTGAACTTCATTGAG GAGAACGACGAGGTGCTGGTGGCCGGGTTCGGGCGCAAGGGCCACGCCGTGGGCGACATCCCGGGCGTGCGCTTCAAGGTGGTCAAGGTGGCCAACGTGTCCCTGCTGGCCCTCTACAAGGGCAAGAAGGAGAGACCCAGGTCGTAA